A single genomic interval of Camelina sativa cultivar DH55 chromosome 11, Cs, whole genome shotgun sequence harbors:
- the LOC104721003 gene encoding probable N-acetyltransferase HLS1: protein MMVVREYDPSRDLAGVEDVERRCEVGPSGKLSLFTDLLGDPICRIRHSPSYLMLVAEMGTEKKEIVGMIRGCIKTVTCGRKLDLKHKSQNDAVKPLYTKLAYVLGLRVSPFHRRQGIGFKLVKMMEEWFRQNGAEYSYIATENDNQASVNLFTGKCGYSEFRTPSILVNPVYAHRVNISRRVTVIKLDPVDAESLYRLRFSTTEFFPRDIDSVLNNKLSLGTFVAVPRGSCYGSGSGSWPGSAKFLEYPPESWAVLSVWNCKDSFRLEVRGASRLRRVVAKTTRVVDKTLPFLKLPSIPCVFEPFGLHFMYGIGGEGPRAVKMVRSLCAHAHNLAKEGGCGVLATEVAGEEPLRRGIPHWKALSCAEDLWCVKRLGEDYSDGVVGDWTKSPPGVSIFVDPREF from the exons ATGATGGTGGTGAGAGAGTACGACCCGAGCCGAGACTTAGCCGGCGTTGAGGACGTGGAGCGACGTTGTGAAGTTGGACCAAGCGGCAAGCTTTCTCTTTTCACCGACCTTTTGGGTGACCCGATTTGTAGGATCCGACATTCTCCTTCCTATCTCATGTTG GTGGCGGAGATGGGTacggagaagaaggagatagtGGGGATGATTAGAGGATGCATCAAAACCGTTACATGTGGCAGAAAACTCGATTTAAAGCATAAATCCCAAAACGACGCCGTCAAGCCTCTCTACACTAAACTCGCTTACGTTTTGGGTCTTCGTGTCTCTCCTTTCCACAG GAGACAAGGGATTGGGTTTAAGCTCGTGAAGATGATGGAGGAATGGTTCAGACAAAACGGTGCTGAGTACTCTTACATAGCTACTGAAAACGACAACCAAGCTTCGGTTAATCTATTCACTGGCAAATGTGGTTACTCCGAGTTCCGTACGCCGTCGATTTTGGTTAATCCGGTTTACGCTCATCGAGTTAATATCTCGCGAAGAGTCACGGTGATCAAATTGGAcccggtcgatgctgagtcgtTGTACCGACTCCGGTTTAGTACAACCGAGTTTTTCCCGCGGGATATTGATTCGGTTCTCAATAACAAACTCTCTCTCGGGACTTTTGTAGCTGTGCCACGTGGAAGCTGTTATGGATCCGGGTCTGGATCATGGCCCGGTTCGGCTAAGTTCCTCGAGTACCCGCCAGAGTCATGGGCCGTGTTGAGCGTGTGGAACTGTAAAGACTCGTTTCGGTTAGAGGTCCGCGGCGCGTCGAGGCTGAGGCGCGTGGTGGCTAAAACGACTCGGGTGGTTGATAAAACGCTCCCGTTTTTGAAACTCCCTTCGATCCCTTGTGTTTTCGAGCCGTTTGGGCTTCACTTCATGTACGGGATCGGAGGGGAAGGCCCACGCGCGGTGAAGATGGTGAGGTCGCTGTGTGCTCACGCGCATAACCTGGCGAAGGAAGGAGGTTGTGGTGTCCTGGCCACGGAGGTAGCCGGAGAAGAGCCGTTGCGGCGAGGGATACCGCATTGGAAAGCACTATCGTGCGCCGAGGATCTTTGGTGTGTGAAACGGCTTGGGGAAGACTACAGTGACGGCGTTGTTGGTGACTGGACTAAATCGCCACCTGGCGTTTCTATTTTTGTAGACCCCAGagaattttaa
- the LOC104727524 gene encoding glutathione S-transferase T3-like, translated as MSSYNPFCQSSSYLELLNSQGESLNQENSPYESFPSPGDNVAYEVPPYSSQESQDVPLSQETPARKNRKKWNPADDKILISAWLNTSKDPIIANQQKGGSFWQRVNKYYAETPHALANGEQGMNINCKQRWFRINECTNKFCGAYAAAERLNSSGHSENDVVKMAHDIYFAEQKTKFTMEHCWCLLRFEQKWMNLNALNNTSTSVRTKRKPVSKAASQSETASQSEAASQSETASQSESTHSEQVFEERPQGIKAAKARRNNSQGKALADYKSMWEVKKVDMAEKEKLQKLGILDTLLAKPEPLSEVDQLIKDKIVAQYF; from the coding sequence ATGAGTTCTTACAATCCATTCTGTCAGTCCTCTAGTTATTTAGAGCTTCTCAACAGTCAAGGAGAGTCTCTTAACCAAGAAAACTCTCCTTATGAGAGTTTTCCATCACCTGGCGACAATGTTGCTTACGAAGTACCTCCTTACTCGTCTCAAGAATCTCAAGATGTACCTCTTTCTCAAGAGACACCTGCCAGGAAGAACAGGAAGAAATGGAATCCGGCCGATGATAAAATTCTTATCAGTGCGTGGCTGAACACTTCAAAGGACCCGATTATTGCAAATCAACAGAAGGGAGGAAGCTTTTGGCAAAGGGTTAACAAATACTATGCAGAGACTCCTCATGCTCTAGCCAATGGTGAACAAGGGATGAACATAAACTGTAAGCAGAGGTGGTTTAGAATCAATGAGTGCACAAACAAGTTTTGCGGGGCTTACGCAGCTGCAGAGAGACTAAACAGTAGTGGACACTCTGAGAACGATGTGGTAAAGATGGCTCATGACATCTACTTCGCTGAACAAAAGACGAAGTTTACAATGGAGCATTGCTGGTGTTTGTTAAGGTTTGAGCAGAAATGGATGAATCTTAACGCTCTTAACAACACTTCAACTTCAGTcagaacaaagaggaaacctGTTTCAAAGGCAGCTTCACAATCCGAGACAGCTTCACAATCCGAGGCAGCTTCACAATCCGAGACAGCTTCACAATCCGAGTCAACCCACAGTGAGCAAGTCTTTGAGGAAAGGCCTCAAGGTATCAAGGCTGCAAAGGCCAGGAGGAACAATTCTCAGGGGAAGGCTCTTGCTGACTATAAGAGCATGTGGGAAGTAAAGAAGGTGGATATGGCTGAAAAGGAGAAGCTACAGAAGCTTGGCATACTAGACACACTTCTCGCCAAACCAGAACCACTTAGTGAAGTTGATCAACTTATCAAGGATAAGATAGTGGCTCAGTATTTCTGA